The following DNA comes from Erigeron canadensis isolate Cc75 chromosome 3, C_canadensis_v1, whole genome shotgun sequence.
TTTAGAGCCACATAGTCACTTTTATAATGCACACATCCTAAACcccataaaaaatatataaaaagtccCATAAACAAGTTATTGGAGCTTACTTGATTACGAACAAATGACATCATCGAAAGTAACCATTTCCTTTGCTTAACTTCACTGATGCCAAGACTCCTTGTACATTCGACATCCACAGGTCGCAGTGAATAAGATGAAGGGAGACGAACTACCAAGTCCATTCCTGTTTCATCTTTCCTATATGTGGCAACAACCTCATTTGCAGACTTACTCACACTAACTGAAAAGTTCTCATCAGAGAGATTGGCTTTCTTGATCTggaataaaaaatcaattttgcAAAATATATTAGACAAATTCATTTTGATATTAAAGAGTGTCACTTTGACCATTGACTTTTAGATGGGTCACGGGTCAAGCAGGagacataaaaatataaaattgaaaacttaacatgaaaataaataaaaacggaTCTAAAGTTGATAATGCGTAATTTTTAACGCACAAGCCAATCTTGTTCACTTTAATTTGAGAAGTCCCATATTAGTATCAAAGGAATGTAagattataatttttgtaaaaataaatgCATATTGGTATCAACGGATAACCACAAGTGTTACGCAGAaccaaaaacttttaaaaagggtaaagaaaatcataaaattagTGAAGATGTAGGTTTGTGATCTTGCATATCCGGTgggtttttaacaaataaagaTGTGTTAGAGTGAAAGGGAGCCAAGATGGCTGCTTAGCCAAGCAGCGGTAATATCATATATCCTCATATTATTACTAACGATTACCATAATAATGTTTGGCACGCcaattatcaataaaaaaaactaaactctTGGGACAATAACTGGTTCAGGTCAACCATAACCATCTCGGTGCATTTCAGCCCATACCAAAAGCTGTCTGTTTGGACACATTACACAATCAACTACTTTGCCATCTCTTGTTATTAGCCTGACCCACTACCAAACGTGCTAGACATAGTGGAACCAAACATTACCTAATTAAAAGTTGATCATAAGAGAGCATATTATGACTTAAAATGATCCTGAACAAACACAAACCTGAGACAGTTCATTTGTAATTAGAGGAGGACTACACCATGTTCTCGTGAAAGACTCTATTGCAGAAGATGAAGTACGATCACGTATATCATTAAACCAATTCCTAACATATGCAGGTAAGGTTCTGAGCATCAATCCGTAAATTGCACCAGCAAAAGATGCCATTCCATCTGGCCCAACAGGCCAAAGTGTCTCTACAGCAAATAGCACGGAATTGTCTACAATGGAGCGCGTTGCTGCTTTTGCAACCTCTGAAATAACTGGAGGAAGTTCAGATAATTTCTTCTTTACACTTGCAGAACACAGCTCCAGTGGTATGTGTTGGAATATGCAGTCTAATATTATTGATATGGACGAGTCTTCTATGTGTTGAATCAACTTTTCCCTTGTGGAGGATGATGGTGATGAGAGTAGATATGATATCAACAACGACCAAGCAAGAAAAACGTGAACCTGTCCAGTTTAACCACATATGAGTTTTCAATAGAAACAgataacatatacataaactAAAGGCTGGCAAGAGGGGCAggttatttaaattaaatacgCAAAGTACATTACAAAGATCCAAAGATATTAATGCATTGCAATAACATTTCAGCCGTCTTATGGCCGCTTCAAATATTTCCTTGTAAGCAATTTTCTTCTAATTCaccatttgacccattaaaaaatgaaacataacTGAATTAACCCAATCATAAGTAAATGGTCTGAAATTTCTTCTAAAAGAAAGTTTAAATTTTAGCATTGAGTGGACTTACTCTCTCCGGGGCTACTAAATCCAATTCAATAAGCTCAAATGGTGATTTCTCCAACAAGACCGAAATCTCCTCCCTCAGTGGAACCTTAGAACATATTGATGAATCGAGAGGATCTTTATAATCGATGTCATTTTCCTCTAAAGAAGAAGATGGTTCTTGAGTAATAAAAGCTGAGTCCGCAACAGGTTCACTTGAAAGAATGACATAAGCTGCAAACTGCAAACAGGGAACTGGTTTCATGGAAAATAAGATAGCATATAAAGAGCTAACAGCTCCTTTGCTTAACCCCCAAATTTCAAAAGATTTCATAGCACGGTCCCTGGCATGAGAGGAAGATGCAACAGCACTTGAAGCAACCAACTCCCAGAAGTAACAATCATCAAGCCGGGCTGATGCTATAATCAAGGAAGCCGTAGAAGAATATGAACCAGCAATGGCTTCAGCTGCACCAGTTGAAAAGAACAAACGAAGAATTCCTTCTAGAATTCGATCCTTAATAAGATCCCACTTCTCAAGTGTTAAGGGACTTCGATCATTCACATTTATGTCTTCATTTTTATTCTCATTTATGACAGATTCTTTTCCAACAAGCCCACAGAACAAGGAGAAGGCAATAAGAGCATTTCTTGCAAGTTTTAAAGGAGAGGAATCTAAACATGAGACTGTATGCTGGAGCTTTTCTAGTATATCCGAAGTTGGCTCACCTGTAATGGTTTCGTTAACAGACTCTGCTACTTCCTCCATCAATACAACTGTCGACTCAATCCAATATCTTGATTTATACAAGACAAACTCCCAATCGTCTTCATTGAAATCGATCCAACAGTATCCGACTACAACAACAGTTAGCTTGGATAATAACATCTGCACAACTGGTAGCTTATTGACTAATATGGAAGTAGCAGAACCGAGCCGCTGCTTCCGGAACAATTCAAGCAAGAGACCACGTTCCACATGGGTTATAGATCTTTGTGGTTTGATGTTTTGCATTCCTCTTGAGGCTCTAAGGGGATAGCATGACACAACAAGTTGAAACCAATTTTCCATATCTGCAAGAGAGAATAAACATCTTGTGACAATACCAAAAAGTAGAGATAGCTTTACCGACCCAGTTACTTACGAACGACTTGATTTAGTTCAGATTTATCCAACTAACAGGTCAAATATAAACATAGCAAAAAGGGAAAGAGGTTGAATGGGTAGCTGAAGTACATTCTGAGTTGTATTATATAGCAATTTaactgttttataatatataggaCAAAGCAGTTCATAAAACAACCAACCAAAACAAAAATGAGCAATTCCAACCCGGACCGTTCAAACCCGTTACCAACCCATTACCAagaaatgaattaaaaaaatgaatgtaTCTTTGGTTATTTTACCTTCTCCAGAATTCCATGTGTTCAAAGGTGGATATGACAGTGTTTTCTGGAGCCAGCCCTCGAATATATGATGTATCTGATTATCCTCAGAAGAGTCAggtttattatttttgatttcacTTGCTTGAGAGCTCAGTGGTCCGATTAGGACACTCATAATCACAGCAAGTATATTCAAAGAGTTTGAATTTACAGCTTCACCTACAAAAAGTCTATCTAGAAGCAGATTAAAAATCTCTAGAGCTTTGTCTCTTCCCCATATATCATCCTCAAAAAGTCTATGTAGCACTGAGACAAGGGCTCTCACAAACTCTTGTTCAATACTCTCCAGATCATCATGTGGGGCAGGATATATACTGGAGAAACTCATGCTGTTTGCCCCTTGGACAAGAGCACCATCAAGCAGAATTTTGACAACGTTGTCTAACAAGCTGTCACTGGGAGATAAATTTTGATCCCTTGTGTGTCGAATTAATGAAGGTAGAAATGAGGCTAAGGCACTACCACCATGCCATTTCCATGTGCATAACATCTCAGCCGCAAGCCAAACACGAGGATATTGAGAATCAGATGGTATCACTTTATTGGAAGATGGTTTGCATGATATGGAACCTGATATAACTCTATCTATTCCAAGTCTGGATATAAGCTTGTCAACAAAAGCAACCACTCGGTCGCTCTCTGATGCCTGAAAATAGAAAATTACATTGCATTAGCTACTCCTATTTTGTATGATACCGACGGAACTGAAATGACTTGTTGCTATAATTTTTACATTACGTTACCACATTTGCCAGAACAGATAAACATTCAAGATCAATAAGTTTCTGTCCTAACTCCTAAGGCTAAGCAAATATCAAAAGCTTGAATTTAGCAATGATCAGATTAATAAAATTGTAGTCAAAGACAAAATTCTGTAACCTAGCACCTCCATATGAAAATTTGTAAGAATATAATAGAAACAAAATAAGAGCAGTACTTTTCATATGCTTATGTTGGTTGCATATTTGGCTAATCACACGACTTGTGccaacaaaataaaagttgataaaaagaaagagGTCTTTGTGATGGTTCACACTCATAGAGTCAAAATATTACAGATGCtttcaaataaagaaaaagagtaCTCACAGTGGAAGAAGGGACTTCATGTTTTAAAATAGCCAATCTTGCACCATCTTTAAAACCAGGCATGACCCATGACGGCCAAGAATCACCCTTGTCTAACAGCTCCTCCAAAAATGTTTGTTCCTCAGCATGACCTTGACAAACACTATCCAGGACATCTTGGACATAAAGGCAGCCTAGAGACGAGACATTATCAATGCCTAATCTATTATCTTCATTGAATATACCATACCGGATAGCCTGAACCAGAATGCTCCCCAATGTTTTCCGCCAAACTGGGCCAATAGTTTGTAGAAAATTATTGACCTTGGAGCGAAAAACGTGCACATAGTTACAAAAACTGAATCGATCCATTTCTTTTGCATCTGGGTTGTTATCGTGTCCGTCGTAGACAACTGTCAATGCGCTATATTCCCAATCAATCACAAATAATGCAGCCAATATGCCTGGAAGCAAGCAAGAGCTCTTGGAAAGTGTCTTTAATCGAAAGAAGCTGCCATTAAGCACTTCCATGGCAAAATTAACCATTTCAAGAACACTCTTAAATGATCCACATCCATCGATGGGTACATGTTCATCAAcatctaaaaacacattggCATCCCTGATCCAAGTAAAGGTAGAAGTCCCAATGAAATATTTTAACTTGCGTAAGATTTCCTCAAAAATCAAGACTGATGTGTTTTCGCTCACTAAGTAAGTTTGATTTTCTTCTGTTTCGCCTCCAAGAGCAGCACTAAAATATTTAGATatcaagaagaaaaaggaaagtTAGCAACGAGTAAGACTAATATACACAAGAATATTGATAAATAGAAGAAAGAAGAATGCTGAAATTCTGAAAATCTATCAACAAGGCCTTTTGTCAAGCAGTATTTGGGTGGCCCATCAACCAAGAGGTTGTAGCCTTAAAGGTTCGATCTCAATCAAGAACTTAACACATATGCGTAATACTAGGTGTATTATATGTGTGCAAGTCTACCTCTAAGTGGTTTGGTCTAATACTCGATTTAATGGTTTGCTATCttcaaattcaagaagtttatGGTCCAACTGTTCTGCCAAAGTACCAAACTGCTACAACGGAACTGCTAAACGTTAAATTTTTCAATGTAAAATCAAGGGGtggtgatctgtacaccaccgGTTTTTTATGATACACCGCCAAATATGCTTTATAGTGTTGTAGTGTACAACACTGTAAAACACAGTTAGTGGTGTATCGCCAAAATTTGGTGGTGTACATATTGCTTCCCAAAATCAAGCCAGTATCCCAGTTACAACTCTCATAGTGACACCTCTTGAGAAACAAAGTGTAAATGGTTTAGGATATCTGTTACCAAAtttgtaaagaaaataaaagaaagaaaaagaagagataaGAGAAATAAGAGTAAAACTTATTATTAAGTGTTCTCAGTTGAAAATGAAGAACTGAAAATTCTCTAGTTCTACTATTTTTCCATGTTTCCAAGGTCAGAAAGAAAGTTATTAAAATGATACTCTAACCATGTAAAATAGGCCAGCGTAGGTCAGGGAATGATTTATTTGTTGTCAAATTCCCAAAGTCTTTCCATTCCTCTCTCTGAATCTTTAAGCATCAAGCAAAAAAGTTTCTGAGAAAAATCACCcaaatctttctttctatacCCCTTCAAAATTAACCCAGGAATAATACTTTTATTTGTCACTTTCTATCAGTTTCTTTCTATATCACTGGTAAAAACATGAGCAAGAGGCAACAGAATGTGGAGCGCGATATTTGCATGTTTAGTTTAAGTGTATCATGGCACATATGCAAAGCAACTAAATTATGCAGTTATACTATCGAATTAAATTAACCTACCAGATAAACCGGGCATCGGAAGATCCAAACGCAGAAAAAGAGCAAGCAATTGCAAGAGCAGTAGAATCCAACAGCTCATGATGCCAATGGTTCAGGTGAACACCATGTACGTGCTTTGAATTCTCTGTTAATTTCTTCCTTGTAATTTCTTCTCTTATTTTCTCCATGAGAAGAGCCAATATGCAAGTATAGTTGGAATCGTGTTCACTGGTTGCGTGTCGAATTATACTATCCCATTGTTCACGAAAGCAC
Coding sequences within:
- the LOC122591108 gene encoding E3 ubiquitin-protein ligase listerin, whose translation is MGKQKGEAARTKARPSSSGFAASLIPSSSGGAAAFGFGGYVGSSRLSDSSLSTIPDALDIDGELAQHVKRLARKDPTTKVKALATLSALLKDKSAKDVLPIIPQWAFEYKKLLQDYNREIRRATNDTMANLVSAVGRDLAPHLKTLMGPWWFSQFDAVHEVSQAAKRSFQAAFSTQEKRLDALMLCTDEVFVYLGENLKLTPESMSDKAVALDELQEMHQQVISSSLLALATLLDILTSEKGNSTSTNKHALKARSTAISHAEKLLSVHNSFTDFLKSHIPNIRSAAYSLVRSCVKNIPHILNEANVKTLAPAILGAFQEKDSTCHSSMWEAVLLFSRKFPESWSTLNVNKSVFSRLWNFLRNGCFGSQQVSYPALVLYLECVPPKVITADKFFLEFFQSFWAGKVHSQFSDADQLAFFQSYRECFLWVLQNAQRYCDGVDATHNFQRTIVHEVLLKLLWHDYLLIPSSEENMKQFEGNYRVDHVQVFGKCFTEILSGIFSLEPDLLSIFCLTFEENCLDAFKKSENIQSQDKVEKIIRFLLVVDVHAVQKGNSWPLSCLVGPMLAKSFQLIQTIDSTNAVKFMVVAVSTFGPRKVVQQIVREQNEPKCQLEESNRDMSSKEFLQHFKEVFVPWCLQTNSHSMLARLDLLLALLDDECFREQWDSIIRHATSEHDSNYTCILALLMEKIREEITRKKLTENSKHVHGVHLNHWHHELLDSTALAIACSFSAFGSSDARFICAALGGETEENQTYLVSENTSVLIFEEILRKLKYFIGTSTFTWIRDANVFLDVDEHVPIDGCGSFKSVLEMVNFAMEVLNGSFFRLKTLSKSSCLLPGILAALFVIDWEYSALTVVYDGHDNNPDAKEMDRFSFCNYVHVFRSKVNNFLQTIGPVWRKTLGSILVQAIRYGIFNEDNRLGIDNVSSLGCLYVQDVLDSVCQGHAEEQTFLEELLDKGDSWPSWVMPGFKDGARLAILKHEVPSSTASESDRVVAFVDKLISRLGIDRVISGSISCKPSSNKVIPSDSQYPRVWLAAEMLCTWKWHGGSALASFLPSLIRHTRDQNLSPSDSLLDNVVKILLDGALVQGANSMSFSSIYPAPHDDLESIEQEFVRALVSVLHRLFEDDIWGRDKALEIFNLLLDRLFVGEAVNSNSLNILAVIMSVLIGPLSSQASEIKNNKPDSSEDNQIHHIFEGWLQKTLSYPPLNTWNSGEDMENWFQLVVSCYPLRASRGMQNIKPQRSITHVERGLLLELFRKQRLGSATSILVNKLPVVQMLLSKLTVVVVGYCWIDFNEDDWEFVLYKSRYWIESTVVLMEEVAESVNETITGEPTSDILEKLQHTVSCLDSSPLKLARNALIAFSLFCGLVGKESVINENKNEDINVNDRSPLTLEKWDLIKDRILEGILRLFFSTGAAEAIAGSYSSTASLIIASARLDDCYFWELVASSAVASSSHARDRAMKSFEIWGLSKGAVSSLYAILFSMKPVPCLQFAAYVILSSEPVADSAFITQEPSSSLEENDIDYKDPLDSSICSKVPLREEISVLLEKSPFELIELDLVAPERVHVFLAWSLLISYLLSSPSSSTREKLIQHIEDSSISIILDCIFQHIPLELCSASVKKKLSELPPVISEVAKAATRSIVDNSVLFAVETLWPVGPDGMASFAGAIYGLMLRTLPAYVRNWFNDIRDRTSSSAIESFTRTWCSPPLITNELSQIKKANLSDENFSVSVSKSANEVVATYRKDETGMDLVVRLPSSYSLRPVDVECTRSLGISEVKQRKWLLSMMSFVRNQNGALAEAIRIWKSNFDKEFEGVEDCPICYSVIHTANHTLPRLACRTCKYKFHSVCLYKWFSTSHKSNCPLCQSPF